A single window of Fervidicoccus fontis Kam940 DNA harbors:
- a CDS encoding type II toxin-antitoxin system VapC family toxin — MRLIDTSVLIEDVKKGVYEEGAISSITLIEVLRGIAPEKRVMVKELLEKSYELKSLDNEAILKYCELYDALKEKENLIRDADLLIASVAIAKNLELMTKDKDFERQKDLGLKLKLEK, encoded by the coding sequence ATGAGGCTAATCGATACAAGTGTTTTGATTGAGGATGTAAAGAAGGGAGTCTACGAGGAAGGAGCCATTTCGTCAATAACTTTAATAGAAGTGCTTCGTGGTATAGCTCCTGAGAAGAGAGTAATGGTTAAAGAGCTTTTGGAGAAAAGCTACGAGCTTAAAAGCTTAGATAATGAAGCAATATTAAAGTACTGCGAATTATACGATGCCCTCAAGGAAAAGGAAAATCTCATACGTGATGCGGATCTCTTGATCGCCTCTGTAGCTATAGCAAAAAACTTAGAGCTCATGACGAAAGATAAAGATTTCGAAAGGCAAAAGGACTTAGGGCTCAAATTGAAGCTGGAAAAATAA